The genomic window TCCATACTGCCGGCATCGGTCAATTCAAACATGCCTTTCAGGCGCGCCTGCAAATAGGTATTGCCGGAAAGGAAGAATGCCGCGGTGCCTACTATAAGCACCAAGACAAGAAAGACAGCCAGATACCTCAGCCATAAGCTCATAAATAATATTGAAATAAGCGAAACAAGCCATGAGCCGCGGGAAACGGTAAGCATTAAACAGGAAAACAGGAGCACGAACAGGGCCAATACCGAGGCGCGGGCAAACCTGCGGCGGAAGAAAGCGAAGGCGGAGATCACAAAAGGAATGACCATGGCCAGATAGCAGCCAAAATCATTAGGCGTATAGAATGACGCTGTGATCCTGGGTATGTCCCACCATTTACGGCAGCGGATGAAGTCCTTGTGAGTAAAATGCTGATATATACCGTCTATTCCCAAAAGGGCGGCGGATACGAACAGGATATAAAATACATTCCTGACCCTGCGTTGATTATTCAGGGTTTCCACTACGGCAAAGAAAAATAATATATTCTGTAAAAGCTTATATGAAAAGGTGTGCGCGCTGATTATCAGGTTGCTGCTAAGGAAAACCGACAGGAAACAAATAGCCAGGTAGGCAAAGATCGCGTAATTCATATAGGTATCCGGCAGCAGGCTGCGCTGCAGGATCTTTTTGAAGACATATAACGCTATTGCCAGAATACTTGCCGTCTCTATAATGGCGGTGGATATCGGCAAAAAATATACGACTATGTAGATCAGAACAAGGATAGCCCTATCCAGAAAACCTATGGCCTTATCTCTTTCAAAACGCATCCGCGCCTGCCTTATCAAGTAAGCCGCCTAACCTTCTATATTCCACTCCCGCCTCGCCGCATATCCCGGCTATATGAGAAATATCGGAAGGGCCCAACCCGGGGATGGCTATGATGACTTCCTTAATATCACGGGCCTTTATTATCTCAAATAACCTGTCTCTCGCTCCCGCGACAGGGACCCCGTGTATCTTGTTGTTCAGCTTGCGGGGGTCGTCATCAATAAAACATACGGGATTGTAGTCCAGATTCCTGTTCCTGCGTATCTCTCTTAACGCCATCTCGCCTGTGTCGCCCGCGCCGTATATCAGGATATTTATGCTTCTGGGCCTGGCCCGGTCAAAAAAATCTCCGATCAGGCGGAACAGCACCCTCGTGCCGGACGCCAAAAACAAAAGCAGCAACCAGTCGATAAAAAATACCGCCCGGGAATATTCCCTGAATCTGAACAATAGCGTTAAGGCGGCTATCGATATGACCGAGCCCAGGCTTACCGCCTTAAAAATATTCGTCAGGTCTGATATACTTATGTATTTCCATACGCCCCTGTAAAGGCCGAACATAAAGAATACTGACATCTTTATAAGTATAATAAAAGGCCACGATTCTTTTATCATTGATAAACTATTGATAAGAGAGGTATTGCCTTCATAGCGCAGGAAAAACGCAAAATAGTAGGCAGCGCATATAAGGATAAAATCCAATAATACCTCTACCACCCGCCTTTTATGCAGCAGCATACCGTCAAACACGGTCATACTTGACCCCGGCCGGCGGGATCTCTGAGACGACACTACGCCCTCTCCCGAGATCCTGACTTCGGCAAGAAAAAACCCGAAATATAAAAGAATGATCGCGGCGACAACCGTGAGGAGCGCCGTAAGAAAGATATTCACCCTGGAGTAAGAAAGCGCGATCAAGCCAAGCAGGGCGCTTATCAGATAAAACAGGCAGACCGTCTTCCTCACGCTTAAACCCAGGTAAACGATCCTGTGGGAGGTATGGTCCTTGCCGCCTTTGGCGATCGACTGCCCCTTAAACATCCTCACAAGAGAAACAAACGTGGTATCAAATATCGGCACGGCCATAACTAAAAACGGGATGGCCATTGTGACTATTAAATTAGAAAGAGAGCCGGTGGTCCCCATGATCGCTATCATTGCCAGGCTGAATCCCAGGAACATGCTCCCGCTGTCTCCCATAAATATCCTGGCAGGATTAAAATTATACGGCAGAAAACCCAAAGACGCGCCTGCCAGCACTAACGCGATCATTGCCAGGGCAGTATGCTGCATAAAAACCGAGTTAACGAACAACATAAGGGAAGCGATGGCAGCTATCCCGCAGGCAAGGCCGTCCATATTATCCAGCATATTGAAGGCGTTAGTTACACCGATGATCCAAAGTATAATAAGAGGCGCGAGGAAAATATTGCCGATAACGGGAAAACTGGAAACGCCAAAGAATATAGTGATGCTGGCGGCTGTCATCTGGCCCAGGAGCTTAATATACGGCTGAAAGCCCAGCATATCATCCATAACCCCCCAAAAGAATATAAAAGACGCTCCAAATAACAGGCCCTTTGCCTGCGAGAAAACAGCGGGATTAAAAAGAAAGGTTAAAAAGGAGGCGGAAAAGATCGCCACGCCGCCAAATAGGGCTGTGGGAACGGTATGCCATCTGTCGCTCCTTGGCCTGGACACCAATCCCAGCCGCAAGGCAGCAAGCCGCACAACAGGTGTCAACCCTAATGATAAAACCAGGGCCGACAGGAACGCGAATATAAACGGCTTATTTTCTGCGATAAAACCCGATAACATCGTTAATAATTTCCTCTAAATTATAGCTGGGCTTAAACCCTATCAGCTTGTTGATCTTACCCGTGTCGGGTACCCTGCGCTGCATATCTTCAAAGCCCTCCTCGTAGGCCTGATTATAAGGAACATATACGATATTTGACTTGCTGCCGGTTAATTTAATGATCTTTTCGGCTAATTTTTCTATGCTGACCTCTTCCTGGCTGCCTATATTAAAAACCTCGCCCACAGCGCCCTTCTCATCCATCAGGGCCGCGATCGCGTTCACGGCGTCTCCGACATGTAAAAAACACCTCGTCTGTTTGCCGCTCCCATAGACGGTTATATTCTCATTATTTATGGCCTGTTTTACGAACCTGGGGATCACCATTCCGTAGGAGCCGGTCTGCCTGGGGCCCACAGTGTTGAACAACCTCACAATTATGCTGGGCAGGCCCTTCTCTTTCCAGTATATATAAGCCAGCATCTCATCTACCGCCTTGGCGGTAGAATAACCCCAGCGGCTCTTCAAAGGAGAACCCAGGATCCTGTCATCGGTCTCCTTGAGCGGGCCGTTTGTGTTTTTGCCGTAGATCTCCGAAGTGGATGTGATCAATATCTTTTTGTGATAACGATAAGCCATATCTATGACTATCTCGCTTCCCTTGATATTGGTCGTCAGCGACTCCAGCGGCCTTTTTACCACTAATTCAACCCCCACAGCCGCGGCAAGATGGAATATCACATCACACTTATCTACCAATTTTTCTACGACCGGGCCGTTAAGTATGGAGCCCGTCATAACATGTAAACGCGGGTTATCTTCAAATGAGGCAATATTATCCCAGCTGCCTGTTGAAAGGTCGTCCAGAATGGTTACTTCATCGCCCTTCCGCAGGTAGGCTTCCGCCAAATGAGAACCGATAAAACCCGCGCCGCCTGTAATCAATACCTTCATATTTTCACCTGACAAACCATATTATTATACAACCTTTCCATATCATTAATCAATCTTTCCTTTGCAAACTGCGATTTTACAAATTCCCTGCCTGCCGCTCCCAATCTTTCCCTTAAGCCCCTGTCTTTTAACAACAGGCCTAAACTATGGGCGAAACCTTCCGCGTCATCAGGCCTTACCAATATCCTTTCCGCGGGGATACCTGCCCCGCGGCAGACCGGCTCAAGCAGATCTTTAACCCCTCCCACATCAGTGGCGATCACGGGCCTGCCCGCTGCCATGGCCTCAATTAAGGATACCGGCGTCCCCTCATTCAAAGAAGTCAAAGCCACTATATCCAGATCAGCGTATATCTGCGCCAGGTCGCGCTTCCAACCGATGAAAGATACGCTGGAAGCAATACCGGAACTTACGGCATGATCTTCCAATTCCCGGCGCAATGGCCCGTCGCCTACTATAAATAAACGCGTATTTTCTACGGCATCCGAAGTATCTTTTAACAACCTGACAGCATCCAGAAGCAGCCTATGGTTTTTTATCGGCACGAGACGGCCGATAATACCGATAGTTATGGCATCGGTGTGGGGCTTACCGTTCTGGACGATCCGCAGGTATTTCTCTAATTCTAAACCGAGAGGAACAACGATGATCTTCCCCGGCCGCGATATCCTCAGATCAACTAATTCTCTCTTTACGCCTTCACTGACAGTTATGATCTTATCTGTGAACGCGCCCAAAAACCGCTCTATGCAGGTAAAGAACCCGCTCCTTAATTTACCAAAATAACCATGCAGGACATGACCGTGAAAGGTATGGATCAATTTGCATTTCCTCTTCCCGGAGATCAGATTATAAAGTAAACCGGCTAAACGGCCCAGCGTGCCGGCCTTGGCAGTATGGGTATGAACAATATCCGGACGCCCTTTTCTGATCAAGCCAAATATCTTCCAGAAAGCGATAAAATCATCCCGGATATTCAGGTTAGGCCCTAATTCGGGGATGATCACGGGATGAACGCCTTTCTCTTCCGCCAGATATGACATATCACCTTCTTTTTCTCCCGGCGTGCCCGTAAGCAGGACGGTTTCAAAGCCGGCGTTATTCAGCCCCTGGCTAAGCAAAATGGAATGTATGGCCGGCCCGCCTATATTTAACCTGGTAATTATCCTTAAAACCCTGATCTTTCTCATTCAAAACAAACACGCTATGCCGGCAACTAAGAACAGCGCGCGCATTAACCAGTGCCATATGCCTGTCTGCACCTGGAAAATCAATGATAAAACTGTATTTACGGCAACTACGGCAATTATAACCATACCCGCTCTCGCGGGCATCACTGCAAATGCCGGAATATCCTCCAGATAATAAATTGCCCTGCGTTTATACCTTTTAGAGAAACTGATGAAATATCGCGCTATCCGGCTGCTCTCCAGCACCGTGAACACCGCCGGCCCCGGGCCGCTTGGGTCGGTCATTCTTCCGAAAAAACTCTGCCTGAAATAACATACTACCTTCTCCGAGAAAGACCTCCTCAGGCAATACGTCATACTATTACGATATACGCCTTTGAAGTTGCTTCTTAATTGCCCCCACACTTTTATGACAACGCTTGCATCTCTCCGGCTCATTTTATCTCAATACCCCGTATTACACCAGACATGGAATATAGTTCCGTGGAAAAGACAATGCTGTTGCCCATCTTTACAGGATAATTCTTGAAATAATATATCCCGTCTTTTTCTACGCAGAGCACATCCAGGAAGACCTCCAGATCTTTATAAAAAGGATGACCAAGCATAACAAGATCATCATCCTTTACGGATAATACCTGCGAAGGGCTGATGTTGATAGCTGAGTTTACCCTTGCTACCGCCCTGTCATTAATATCCCTCTCTGTATCTCCTTTTTGGATAATGCTAATGATCTCCGGGGCTATCTCGGAGAATTTAACCCGCAAGGATACCCATTTCTCTTTAACGGGGGTGACCACCTCAAAGGTCTTGGCCACAACCGCATTTACCTCATATTTGTTTGTCTTAAAGTGAAAGGGTGTATTATATAATATTTCTTCTTCCTTGAAGTACAGCCTGCTGCCCTTTAACTCGCACTTCAACCTCATCTTTACAGCTGCCTGCTTCTTGCCGCTGACCTCTCCTGTTATAAAATTATCCCCGCCCACATTCAAATCGAGAAAGTTGCCTTCTACCTTACCTACGTTCAAGATCTCAGCAATAACATTTCCGCTGTCATCCATATCCTTATCACCGACAGCAATTTTACTCAAAATATCTTCGTCTAACTCTTTCAGCGTGACATAAAGATCTATCGTCCTTTCTATAACCGCTCCCTCTACCGCTTCCCTTCTCAGGGGAATGGCGGTAACGGCATATTTACCGGTCTTGAATTCTAAAGGCAGGCCCAGTCCCACTATATCATTTTTATACAATAGCCTGTCATCATCTATGGTATGTTTCAGCCCTTTTCGTATCTCTGCTTTTAATCTAAGCTTTGCCTCAATCTGCCTCAAAACTACATCTTTTTTAGTTATGGCCTGCCCCTCGCCGATGTTGAACTTATATACATAGGGCTCGTCATCACCAAGTTCGACTACTTCCCCTATCGGGTGCCCATCGTTATCAAATTCCTTATCGCCTATCGAAATGACCTTTGCGACTTCGGGCCGCAATTTTATAAATCTGACATCTATCATTATTTCAATAAATTCTTTCGCCTCTGTATCTATCGGCTCTTGGGTAAACACCTTATATCCGAGATAAAATATCGGCAGCAAACAAACTAAGAAAACAAGGGCTAAAAAATCAATGATATTGATTTTTCCGAATAATCTGCCTTTATCGTCTATGACTTTCATCTCTTCCTCCTAAATGTATCCCTTCCACCAGTAGTAGAGAATACCTAAATATTCATGCAATATCGCCTTGATCTGCTCTAATCTTGACCCTGACCTTCGATTATAGAATTGAGGGTTGGGGACAGGCGTATATGACACTTTAATCCCGGCCGCTATCTTCCGGTAGACCAAAGACGCCCTGGCCATATTATAAGGCGAACTGACCAGCAGAATACTGTCCCATCCCTGCCTGTCCAATATTTCTGCCGTGAATTTTACATTCTCATATGTATTATTGCCGTTCTTATCCAGAGTTATATCATCCCGCGGAACGCCTTCCGATAAAGCAAAGAGCATCATATTTTCCGCGTCGTTATAGTTATAAGTATACCCCGCGGAAAAGACTATTTTATCGGCGTATTGCTGCTTATAAAGCCCTGCCGCGTATCTTGCCCTTTCAATCGTGCTTTTGCCCGGGCTGCCCGTCTCGCCCACCCCGCCTCCGAATACGACGATCGCGTCTGCCTTCCGCGGCCCGTCCGAGATCTTAAGCGGGCCGGCAACGAACCAGATAAAGGGCGACTTGAACAAAATGACATAAATGAGAAGGCAAACAATACCGAATATCACTGTCCTCCTCCGCGCCTTCTTATAAAAACGGCTCAGCTTGGCCATCCACTGACTATCAATATTCAATCTTTGCTTTTCTAATAGGCTATCTTCTATTAGCCCGTTCATACGGACTATGGAATTACTCCAGCTGTTTTCCCGGGCGATATCTATGCGCCTTTGCGCCAGGCTGCTGTTATCCTCTCTGAGGGCTCGCTCTATGGCCCCTGTAAACCCTTCTGCCCCTTCTGCCGTATACACCATGTTATTATGCCGCTCATTAAAGGAGATTATTTCCGGAAGCCCGGTAGAAACAACGGGCTTACCCATGGCAAAATATTCATTCAGCTTGGTCGGGTACACATTTTTTGTGTAATCGGTCAGAGAATAGGGGATTATACATACGTCAAACGACTTTATAAAACAAGGCAATCTGTCATGCTCCTTCTTGCCTAAGAAATGGACATTATCCAAATCCGACAACGAGGAAATATCATCCTGGATAGGGCCGACAAATACGAAAGACAGATCACCGCGCCTCCGGGCAACCGCTCTTATTAACGGCTGGTCAACCCATTTGTGCATGCCGCCTACGTATCCTACTATGGGCTTATTTATATTTCCTAATTCAGCCGGCGCGGCGGATTCATTCAACCTGATATTCTCAAATTTCTCATAGCTTACCGCGAAAGGAAAAAAATGCACATTTTTATTGTATCTTGAACAATATCTATGCAATTCATTAGAAGTAACAAAAACCAGATCCGCTTTTTTTAACAAATCCGCCTCTGATCTTTCTATCCTGCGTGCCGATGCGGAACTCGCCCTGAAATTATCAATACAGTAATAAACAGTGAGCTTCTTTACCAGGTTGTCTATTATATCGGAACTCAAGGGCGTGGGCAGAAATGTCCATACAATAGGATCCCCGAAATTCATCACCTTGAACCACTTATCCAACACGGAAAATACCAAATGGCAATTAACCCATCGCGCAAAGCGTGAATAAGGAAACGGCAGGACCAGCGGCGAATATATATATAAATTCTTACCCTCCTGCCTTATGCCCTTTACCCCTTTTAACCAATTTTTCACCCTTCGCTGGATCCTGGGTATGTCTCTTATACCCGGATGGCGCACCCCGGTATTCTCAATAAAAAGCACGCGGTTTCCCGCCTTAGCCAGGGCGGACATTATCTCCTGATGCCCCTGCCAGATAAAATCCCAATCAATGGAAGATATGCAGATAATATCCTGGTGTTCCAGCATAATTATTAAGAATCCCCTCTTGACCTATACCACAAATTAATTAAAGGCCTTATTTTCTTCAATCCGGCTTTTATATGCTTTGCGTAACAATCCTTTGCTGCCCGATAAATCAGCCCGGGATACCTTAAGGACTTCCGCGCGCTATAATAATAAATGCTGTAAAGCGGCCTGCGGGATTGGGTCCAGGCCATTTTATAAGGCTCCTGCCCTCTTAAGAAATCAAACTCCTCCAATCCTTCCCTGGCTGACCTCTCTAACATTTTCATGATCAGGACCTTTGAAGGCGAATACGCGGCAAATTCAGGGTCAAAAGCAGGCATATAATAATAGAGTTTATTATTATACCTGAAACCAAAATGGCACGCTATCAATTTTTTATCAAACTCCAGGCAGCTGAAATCAAGCCAGCCCCTCTGCGCCAGCGCGGACGACAGAGTAGATACGAAATCCCGCCAACGCGCGTATTGAAACTGGCTATATTTATTCCCATAATGTTTCCATCTTTTGATATGTAACTCAAAATACGCGTCCAGCGCCCCCCTGGAAGGCGGCCCCTCAAGATGACTTTTGAATATCAAATCGCCTTTCTGGCGCATCTTTTTCTCGCTATTATAAACTTCACGCTTTAATTTATTCTTAAGCCCGCCTTCGATCTCCTGCCATCCGCTTTTTAATACGACGTAAGGGCAGTAATCGATCCGGCAAATCCTGCGGTGCTCCGTTATCGGTTTATTAAGGACCCTTGAGCCCTCAGGAATATACCTGAGGCCTATTTCTAAAAAACCCAGATTTGATAAATACTCGGAGATCTTTAATAAATAAGCGTCGTAATTCCTATGGCCGATAATAAAATCCATATAATCGCAGATATCATCTCCGATAAATTGTATTACCGGCCTGTTAAGAAACGGCGACCTCGTGATCATAAGAGGCGCTATCGCCGTTATAAAACCGGCGTCCTCAACCGCAAGCACTAATAATTGCCTGCCGCTGTTGCCCCGGCCGAAACAACCCCACCATGAATGTATAAATTCGTATGTCTGGAATATATAACTCTGCCCTGATGATCTCAAGGCCTGAGACCATGCATCCCTGCCGATATCCTCTAATTTTTCTATTCTCTTTATCTTAACCATGCATCCTCAAGAATCCCAGCCAGTCATAGCATCCGGACATTTTCTTCGCGAATTTGAAATCGGTATCATCAAAGGCGCTCAACTCGGTTCTCCTCAGGGCAAAAATATCAGTGCCCGCGTCGTTGAGCCCCTCAATACTGGAACAGGAACAGATAAACTTACTCCTTCTAACGGCATCTTTGACATTTTTATTGAATATGCCGTGAGGATAGCTGAACGTATTAACCTGGCCCCCTACATGGCTCTCGATCAGGCCTTTGGACTTTAAGACCTCATATTCAAGCTCCTGCTCATTCATCTCGGTAAGGCGCCTGTGGCTTAAGGCGTGCGAACCTATGGACAGTCCCGCCTCACGCAGCCCTTTGACATCATCCCAACTAAGCATATCCCAGTCATGCCAGTACAAGCCGGCGGGAACCTTATTTTCAATAAAGGATATATTGACGAACAGCGTGGCTGGAAAACCGAATTCTTTTAACACCGGCAACGCGTTTGTCAGAACGCTTTTATAACCGTCGTCAAAGGTGATCACTGCCGATTTGCCGGGGACCCGACGGTTATGAATAATAATGTCGACTAATTCCGTAAGCCCCAGGACAAGAAAACTATTCTCCTTCAAGTATTTCATCTGCATATAGAATGTGCCGTTCGGAACCGCCAGGCCCATCTTATCCTTTTTGGGATCATGCCTCTGGATGGAATGGTACAAAAGGATCCTGCATTTCCCTTCCGCGGAT from Candidatus Omnitrophota bacterium includes these protein-coding regions:
- a CDS encoding polysaccharide deacetylase family protein, translating into MPVKRAIKDKISDCLYSYRKGRGAGLSAEGKCRILLYHSIQRHDPKKDKMGLAVPNGTFYMQMKYLKENSFLVLGLTELVDIIIHNRRVPGKSAVITFDDGYKSVLTNALPVLKEFGFPATLFVNISFIENKVPAGLYWHDWDMLSWDDVKGLREAGLSIGSHALSHRRLTEMNEQELEYEVLKSKGLIESHVGGQVNTFSYPHGIFNKNVKDAVRRSKFICSCSSIEGLNDAGTDIFALRRTELSAFDDTDFKFAKKMSGCYDWLGFLRMHG
- a CDS encoding DUF4330 domain-containing protein, whose product is MKVIDDKGRLFGKINIIDFLALVFLVCLLPIFYLGYKVFTQEPIDTEAKEFIEIMIDVRFIKLRPEVAKVISIGDKEFDNDGHPIGEVVELGDDEPYVYKFNIGEGQAITKKDVVLRQIEAKLRLKAEIRKGLKHTIDDDRLLYKNDIVGLGLPLEFKTGKYAVTAIPLRREAVEGAVIERTIDLYVTLKELDEDILSKIAVGDKDMDDSGNVIAEILNVGKVEGNFLDLNVGGDNFITGEVSGKKQAAVKMRLKCELKGSRLYFKEEEILYNTPFHFKTNKYEVNAVVAKTFEVVTPVKEKWVSLRVKFSEIAPEIISIIQKGDTERDINDRAVARVNSAINISPSQVLSVKDDDLVMLGHPFYKDLEVFLDVLCVEKDGIYYFKNYPVKMGNSIVFSTELYSMSGVIRGIEIK
- a CDS encoding GNAT family N-acetyltransferase codes for the protein MVKIKRIEKLEDIGRDAWSQALRSSGQSYIFQTYEFIHSWWGCFGRGNSGRQLLVLAVEDAGFITAIAPLMITRSPFLNRPVIQFIGDDICDYMDFIIGHRNYDAYLLKISEYLSNLGFLEIGLRYIPEGSRVLNKPITEHRRICRIDYCPYVVLKSGWQEIEGGLKNKLKREVYNSEKKMRQKGDLIFKSHLEGPPSRGALDAYFELHIKRWKHYGNKYSQFQYARWRDFVSTLSSALAQRGWLDFSCLEFDKKLIACHFGFRYNNKLYYYMPAFDPEFAAYSPSKVLIMKMLERSAREGLEEFDFLRGQEPYKMAWTQSRRPLYSIYYYSARKSLRYPGLIYRAAKDCYAKHIKAGLKKIRPLINLWYRSRGDS
- a CDS encoding glycosyltransferase family 4 protein, whose product is MRKIRVLRIITRLNIGGPAIHSILLSQGLNNAGFETVLLTGTPGEKEGDMSYLAEEKGVHPVIIPELGPNLNIRDDFIAFWKIFGLIRKGRPDIVHTHTAKAGTLGRLAGLLYNLISGKRKCKLIHTFHGHVLHGYFGKLRSGFFTCIERFLGAFTDKIITVSEGVKRELVDLRISRPGKIIVVPLGLELEKYLRIVQNGKPHTDAITIGIIGRLVPIKNHRLLLDAVRLLKDTSDAVENTRLFIVGDGPLRRELEDHAVSSGIASSVSFIGWKRDLAQIYADLDIVALTSLNEGTPVSLIEAMAAGRPVIATDVGGVKDLLEPVCRGAGIPAERILVRPDDAEGFAHSLGLLLKDRGLRERLGAAGREFVKSQFAKERLINDMERLYNNMVCQVKI
- a CDS encoding O-antigen ligase family protein; translation: MRFERDKAIGFLDRAILVLIYIVVYFLPISTAIIETASILAIALYVFKKILQRSLLPDTYMNYAIFAYLAICFLSVFLSSNLIISAHTFSYKLLQNILFFFAVVETLNNQRRVRNVFYILFVSAALLGIDGIYQHFTHKDFIRCRKWWDIPRITASFYTPNDFGCYLAMVIPFVISAFAFFRRRFARASVLALFVLLFSCLMLTVSRGSWLVSLISILFMSLWLRYLAVFLVLVLIVGTAAFFLSGNTYLQARLKGMFELTDAGSMDRRLIWQGCLKMILSKPWMGIGLGTFMFNFRRFVDYPYGHGIPYAHNCYLQIAAETGVIGLASFLLILLVFFYYGIRFLKKGRRDVYWYTSLASVSAAIVFCGHMLFDTSLYNLNLGMFFWFDLALGAAVIIKGSQLLPADTAEGGLK
- a CDS encoding GDP-mannose 4,6-dehydratase, which encodes MKVLITGGAGFIGSHLAEAYLRKGDEVTILDDLSTGSWDNIASFEDNPRLHVMTGSILNGPVVEKLVDKCDVIFHLAAAVGVELVVKRPLESLTTNIKGSEIVIDMAYRYHKKILITSTSEIYGKNTNGPLKETDDRILGSPLKSRWGYSTAKAVDEMLAYIYWKEKGLPSIIVRLFNTVGPRQTGSYGMVIPRFVKQAINNENITVYGSGKQTRCFLHVGDAVNAIAALMDEKGAVGEVFNIGSQEEVSIEKLAEKIIKLTGSKSNIVYVPYNQAYEEGFEDMQRRVPDTGKINKLIGFKPSYNLEEIINDVIGFYRRK
- a CDS encoding ElyC/SanA/YdcF family protein; this translates as MLEHQDIICISSIDWDFIWQGHQEIMSALAKAGNRVLFIENTGVRHPGIRDIPRIQRRVKNWLKGVKGIRQEGKNLYIYSPLVLPFPYSRFARWVNCHLVFSVLDKWFKVMNFGDPIVWTFLPTPLSSDIIDNLVKKLTVYYCIDNFRASSASARRIERSEADLLKKADLVFVTSNELHRYCSRYNKNVHFFPFAVSYEKFENIRLNESAAPAELGNINKPIVGYVGGMHKWVDQPLIRAVARRRGDLSFVFVGPIQDDISSLSDLDNVHFLGKKEHDRLPCFIKSFDVCIIPYSLTDYTKNVYPTKLNEYFAMGKPVVSTGLPEIISFNERHNNMVYTAEGAEGFTGAIERALREDNSSLAQRRIDIARENSWSNSIVRMNGLIEDSLLEKQRLNIDSQWMAKLSRFYKKARRRTVIFGIVCLLIYVILFKSPFIWFVAGPLKISDGPRKADAIVVFGGGVGETGSPGKSTIERARYAAGLYKQQYADKIVFSAGYTYNYNDAENMMLFALSEGVPRDDITLDKNGNNTYENVKFTAEILDRQGWDSILLVSSPYNMARASLVYRKIAAGIKVSYTPVPNPQFYNRRSGSRLEQIKAILHEYLGILYYWWKGYI